In Spirochaeta isovalerica, the genomic window CGCCAACGACGCTTTCGGTGCCATCGGCGGAATCGAGTATCTTAAGGAAAGACTCGATCTAGTGCCTGATCTTATATCGGGAGTCTGCACAAGTTCGCCCCTTCATATGCGGGAACTGGGTAAAGTTACCCATATACCTATTTTTGACAGCATGAATATCAATATCGGGGAGATCAAAGAGAGAATCGTCTGATGGTCGATGTGATTGTCAAAAATCCCGATGAATGTTCGGCTGAAGAACTGGAGCTGTTCCGTTCTTTTCTCCTCTGTCGACCCGATATAAATATTCAAAACCTTGAGAAGAGAATCGCAGGAGCCGGGAAACTGGCTTTTGCTTTTTCTGAAGGTAAACCGGCGGGTATTTCCGCATTGAAAAGGGCCAAAAAAGGTTTTCGCCGCCGTTTACTGGAAGCTCAGGACCCTGTTGTGTTTACCGGACTGCCCCCTGTCGAACTTGGTTGGCTCTATGTCGATGAGTCCTTTCGCGGACAGGGTGTCGGATCATCTCTCGTTTCAGCTCTCTGTAATGAAAAACCCCGTCTCCCGGTGTTCTCGCTTACAACGGCTGACAACACTTCCATGAGAAGAATACTGCATTCCAACAGTTTCTCTTATCATACGGATATTTTTATGCCGGGACGAAATTCATACTGTCTCTATTTCCGGAAAGGGGATGGAGATCAATCGATTCCGTGACTCAAATCGCCTCTCTTAAGTAATAATAGATTGT contains:
- a CDS encoding GNAT family N-acetyltransferase; the encoded protein is MVDVIVKNPDECSAEELELFRSFLLCRPDINIQNLEKRIAGAGKLAFAFSEGKPAGISALKRAKKGFRRRLLEAQDPVVFTGLPPVELGWLYVDESFRGQGVGSSLVSALCNEKPRLPVFSLTTADNTSMRRILHSNSFSYHTDIFMPGRNSYCLYFRKGDGDQSIP